The region CGCGTAGACCGGTCCGGAAAGCATCCGGAAAACCTCGGTGCGCCTACACCGAAACCGGATCGTTATTTCTTAACATCAGTCTCAATGGCATCACTGTTCTCATCAGCATCACGCGCGGCCGGAGTAGTCTCGGTCGCCGCCTTGGTCATCAGCCTGGCCGCGTGCACGCCGCGTCCCAATGGTCCCGAACCGGTGGCCGAGCAGTTCTTCGCGGCGCTGGCCACCGGCGACACCGGCGCGGCAGCCGAGCTCGCCGATCACCCCGAGGACGCCAGGACGGCGCTGAACCAGGCGTGGGCCGGGCTGCAGGCCAGCGGTCTGGACGCCACGATCCTCAGCTCCAAGTACGCCGAGGACACCGGCAGCGTCGCCTACCGCTACACCTGGCATCTGCCGAAGGACCGGACATGGACCTACGACGGCCAGCTCAACATGATCCGCGACGAGGGCCGCTGGGAAGTGCGATGGAGCGCCACCGGCCTGCACCCGCGGCTCGGGGAGAACCAGACCTTCGCGCTGCGCGCCGACCCGCCGCCCCGGGCGTCGGTCAACGAGCGCGGCGGCACCAACATCCTGGTGCCCGGCTATCGCTACAACTTCGCGCTCGATGCGAAGGCGGCCGGCGCTGACCTGATGTCGACCGCCCGCGTCGTCGCCGACACGCTGCGCCGGTTCGACAACACCCTGGACCCGCAGCGACTCGCCGAGCAGGCCAGCTCGACGAAGGGCCCGATGAGCCTGGTGACGCTGCGCCAGGCCGACCGCGACGCGGTCTTCGGCGCGATCGGCGCACTGCCCGGCGTCGTCGTCACCCTGCAGCCCGAGATGGTGCCCACCGACGAGCATTTCGCGCCCGCGCTGGTCGACCAGGTCAAGAAGACGGTGGCCGACGAGCTCGACGGCAATCCCGGATGGCGGATCGTCACGGTCAACCAGAACGGCGTCGACGTCGACGTGCTCAACGAGGTGCCCGGCCAGCCGGCGCCCTCGGTGACGGTCAGCCTCGACCGTGCGGTGCAGAACGCGGCGCAGAACGCCGTCGACATCACGGGCAAACAAGCCATGATCGTCGTCATCAAGCCGTCGACGGGCGAGATCCTGGCCGTCGCGCAGAACGCCGCCGCCGACCGGGACGGGCCGATCGCCACGATGGGCCTCTATCCGCCGGGCTCGACGTTCAAGATCGTCACCGCAGGCGCGGCCATCGAACGCGACATGGCCACGCCGAACACGCTTCTCGGCTGCCCCGGACACCTGGACATCGGTCAGCGCACCGTGCCCAACTACGGCGGCTTCGACTTGGGCACGGTCCCGATGTCGCGGGCGTTCGCCAGTTCCTGCAACACGACGTTCGCCGAGCTCGCCAGCAGGATGCCACCGCGCGGCCTGACGCAGGCCGCCTCGCAGTACGGGATCGGGCCGGACTACAAGATCGCCGGCATCGACACCGTCAGCGGGTCCGTGCCGCCCACGGTGAACCTCACCGAACGCACGGAGGACGGCTTCGGCCAGGGCAAGGTGCTGGTCAGCCCGTTCGGCATGGCGCTGGCCGCCGCCACGGTGGCCGCGGGCCACACGCCGATACCTCAGCTCATCGAGGGCCGCGAGACCGAGATCACCGGTGACCGCCAGCCCATTCCGCCGGAGGTCGTCGACAACCTGCGCCCGATGATGCGCCTCGTGGTCACCAACGGCACCGCCAAGGACCTCCAGGGCGCCGGCGACGTGCGCGGCAAGACCGGTGAGGCCGAGTTCAACGGCGGCTCGCACTCCTGGTTCGCCGGCTACCGCGGCGACATGGCCTTCTCGGCGCTCATCGTCGGCGGCGGCAGCTCGGAGTGGGCGGTCAGGATGCTCAAGGGAATGTTCGACTCCCTGCCGCCGGATTACCTGGGCTGACGTTCACGCAGCTGACGGCGGTACCGTGGAGAGGTCATGACCGATATCAACCACGGCCGGCCCCCCGCCGACGGGATCGAGATGCGGATCTCCGACGCGGACCGCAACGGCACCCTGCGCCGGTTGCACAACGCCGTCGCCCTCGGGCTGATCGACATCCAGGAGTTCGAGGAACGCTCGGCAATGGTGTCGCAGGCCCGTCTGCCCTCCGACCTCGATGCGCTCATCGGCGACCTGCCCGGCCCCGGCGCGCTCGTGACGTCGGCCGCCGACCGCGTGGAACTGCGCGGGGTGTTCGGCTCGCTGAAGCGCCAGGGCGAGTGGGTGGTGCCCACCCGGCTGGCCCTGTACCGGCGCATGGGATCGGTCGAACTCGACCTCACCCGCGCCCGGTTCGCGGGCCCGATCGTCATCATCGAGCTCGACATGAAGCTCGGCGGGCTCGACCTGCGGCTGCCCGACGGAGCCAGCGCGTCGATCGACGACGTCGAGGTCAACATCGGCAGCGCCACCGATCACCGCAAAGACGCTCCCGCGGAAGGCAATCCGCACGTGATCCTCACCGGCAAGGTGGTCGGCGGCTCGGTGGACATCCGCGGTCCGCAGAAGTCGTGGCGCATCGGTCTGCCGCTGCGTCGTCTTTAGCGGCCCGCCGCTGAAGAACCTGAGCTAGCGGGGATCCAGCACCGCGAAGCTCAGCGTCGCCCGAGCGGCGAGCCGGTCGCGGGCCACGTCGGTGACGTCGACGGCGATGATCGACAAGCGCCGGCCTGCCCGCACGACGGTGGCCTCGGCGCGCGCCGGCCCCTCGAGGACCGGCGCCAGGAAGTGCACGGTCATGTCCGCGGTCGTGACGTCCTGCCCCGGCCCCACATGACGGTCGGCCAGCCGTCCGCCGGCGATGTCGATCAGCGTCGCCACCAGGCCACCCTGCAGGGCGCCGCGCCTGTTGACCAGGTCAGGCCGGTTGTCGAGCTCGATGATCAGGCGCTCGTCGGAGTCCTCGACGTCGCGGAAGTCCAGCTGGGCGAACAAGTGGCCCGGGGTGACCTGCATGGCCGAACGCTAGCATTGGCTCATGTCTGTACGGACCGCCCTGCGTCCCGGCACGGTGTCACCGATGCGCCCGGTGCCCAAGTCGATCGCGCGCCCCGAGTACGTCGGCAAGCCGACCGCCCGGGAAGGCAGCGAACCGTGGGTGCAGCCGCCCGAGGTCATCGAGAAGATGCGGGTCGCGGGCCGGATCGCCGCCGGGGCACTCGCCGAGGCGGGCAAGGCCGTCGAGCCCGGCGTCACCACCGACACCCTCGACCGGATCGCCCACGAATACATGACCGACCACGGTGCGTACCCGTCGACGCTCGGCTACAAGGGCTTCCCGAAGTCGTGCTGCACCTCGCTGAACGAGATCATCTGCCACGGCATCCCGGACTCGACCGTCATCGAGGACGGCGACATCGTCAACATCGACGTCACCGCCTACATCGACGGCGTGCACGGTGACACCAACGCGACGTTTCTGGCCGGCAACGTCAGCGAGGAGCACCGCCTGCTCGTCGAGCGCACCCACGAGGCCACCATGCGCGCGATCAAGGCCGTCCGACCCGGGCGTGCGCTGTCGGTCGTCGGACGAGTCATCGAGGCCTACGCAAACCGTTTCGGATACACCGTCGTTCGCGATTTCACCGGCCACGGCATCGGCACCACGTTCCACAACGGCCTGGTGGTGCTGCACTACGACCAGCCCGCCGTACAGACGGTGCTGGAACCCGGCATGACGTTCACCATCGAACCGATGATCAATCTCGGCAGCCTGGACTACGAGATCTGGGACGACGACTGGACGGTGGCCACGAAGGACAAGAAGTGGACGGCGCAGTTCGAGCACACGCTCGTCGTCACCGACTCGGGAGCCGAGATCCTCACGCAGCTGTGAACCGTCGGTAGCCTGGGACCATGATCAGGCGGGCCGCCCTCGCGACGCTGGCCGCCGTGCTGCTCGCCGGCTGCTCCCACGTGGTCGCCGGGAGCGCCACGTGGCCCGGTGCCCGCCTCGAGCGCGCCGTCCTGACCCAGGCCGACTTCCCGCCCGGTGTGCGGTATGAGCGGATCGACAAGGATCCCGGCCTGCCGGACCGCGCCGGCGCGCCGCCGCCGATGCTGTCCGAACCCGAGGGGTGCACCGACGGGCTCACCCGGGACATCGCCGCGACCGCAGAACGCGGCCGGGCCAGCGCGGCCCAGTACGTCGCGGCGTACGACGGCGCGCGGACGGTCGTCACGGTGCTGACGTGGCCGCTGGATCTGGACCGGCTGGCCGCCACCGCGCAACGGTGCGCGGAATTCCACACGTTCTTCGCCCCGGGCGATCCCGGCATCCGGATGACCACGACGAAACTGCAGACCCCGCGCAGCGACGCGCTGGTCTACCAACAGACGATGCATCTGCAGGGTTCACAGAGCAGCGTGTATTTCGCGTTCGAAAACCTCGGTGCCACCGCGGTGTTCGGCATCGCGTTCCCCACGCGCGATCCCTCGATTCCCGTCAAAGGCACACTCCCGCAGACGTTTCTGGAGGTCATCGCCAAGCAGGCCGAGCGCGCACGGGCGGCATGAGGTGTCTTGTGTGAAGAGCATGAAAAGCAGCCCGCCGGGCGCGCTGCTGCCTGTAGCGTGACGCAATGCCCTCTCCCATGGTCACTGTTGACGGCTTCGGTGTGCCGGTAGAGGTCGCCGGCCCGGAGAAGGGTTCGGTCGTGGTTCTGCTCGCGGCGGCGCAGAAGACGCCCGCGGCCTACGAAGCGGTGTGCCAGCGTCTGCACACGGCGTCGTTGAAGACCGTCGTCATCGGTCTCGACCCACGGCTGACCTCCAAGTCCGTGGTGGGAATCCTTGACACACTGGACATCCGGTGGGCGTTGCTGGTCGGCGACCGGCTCGGCGGCGAGCTGGCC is a window of Mycolicibacterium chubuense NBB4 DNA encoding:
- a CDS encoding PaaI family thioesterase produces the protein MQVTPGHLFAQLDFRDVEDSDERLIIELDNRPDLVNRRGALQGGLVATLIDIAGGRLADRHVGPGQDVTTADMTVHFLAPVLEGPARAEATVVRAGRRLSIIAVDVTDVARDRLAARATLSFAVLDPR
- the map gene encoding type I methionyl aminopeptidase, which gives rise to MSVRTALRPGTVSPMRPVPKSIARPEYVGKPTAREGSEPWVQPPEVIEKMRVAGRIAAGALAEAGKAVEPGVTTDTLDRIAHEYMTDHGAYPSTLGYKGFPKSCCTSLNEIICHGIPDSTVIEDGDIVNIDVTAYIDGVHGDTNATFLAGNVSEEHRLLVERTHEATMRAIKAVRPGRALSVVGRVIEAYANRFGYTVVRDFTGHGIGTTFHNGLVVLHYDQPAVQTVLEPGMTFTIEPMINLGSLDYEIWDDDWTVATKDKKWTAQFEHTLVVTDSGAEILTQL
- a CDS encoding DUF1707 SHOCT-like domain-containing protein, encoding MTDINHGRPPADGIEMRISDADRNGTLRRLHNAVALGLIDIQEFEERSAMVSQARLPSDLDALIGDLPGPGALVTSAADRVELRGVFGSLKRQGEWVVPTRLALYRRMGSVELDLTRARFAGPIVIIELDMKLGGLDLRLPDGASASIDDVEVNIGSATDHRKDAPAEGNPHVILTGKVVGGSVDIRGPQKSWRIGLPLRRL
- a CDS encoding penicillin-binding transpeptidase domain-containing protein, with protein sequence MASLFSSASRAAGVVSVAALVISLAACTPRPNGPEPVAEQFFAALATGDTGAAAELADHPEDARTALNQAWAGLQASGLDATILSSKYAEDTGSVAYRYTWHLPKDRTWTYDGQLNMIRDEGRWEVRWSATGLHPRLGENQTFALRADPPPRASVNERGGTNILVPGYRYNFALDAKAAGADLMSTARVVADTLRRFDNTLDPQRLAEQASSTKGPMSLVTLRQADRDAVFGAIGALPGVVVTLQPEMVPTDEHFAPALVDQVKKTVADELDGNPGWRIVTVNQNGVDVDVLNEVPGQPAPSVTVSLDRAVQNAAQNAVDITGKQAMIVVIKPSTGEILAVAQNAAADRDGPIATMGLYPPGSTFKIVTAGAAIERDMATPNTLLGCPGHLDIGQRTVPNYGGFDLGTVPMSRAFASSCNTTFAELASRMPPRGLTQAASQYGIGPDYKIAGIDTVSGSVPPTVNLTERTEDGFGQGKVLVSPFGMALAAATVAAGHTPIPQLIEGRETEITGDRQPIPPEVVDNLRPMMRLVVTNGTAKDLQGAGDVRGKTGEAEFNGGSHSWFAGYRGDMAFSALIVGGGSSEWAVRMLKGMFDSLPPDYLG